In the Wyeomyia smithii strain HCP4-BCI-WySm-NY-G18 chromosome 2, ASM2978416v1, whole genome shotgun sequence genome, one interval contains:
- the LOC129723459 gene encoding DNA-directed RNA polymerases I, II, and III subunit RPABC5 has product MIIPVRCFTCGKVIGNKWEAYLGLLQAEYTEGDALDALGLKRYCCRRMLLGHVDLIEKLLNYAPLEK; this is encoded by the exons atgattattCCGGTTCGCTGTTTTACGTGTGGCAAGGTTATCGGAAACAAATGGGAAGCCTACCTCGGGCTACTACAAGCAGAATATACAGAAGG TGATGCTCTGGATGCCCTCGGATTGAAGCGGTACTGTTGCCGTCGGATGTTGCTTGGCCACGTCGATCTGATTGAAAAACTTCTCAATTATGCTCCCTTGGAGAAGTAA